From Mya arenaria isolate MELC-2E11 chromosome 12, ASM2691426v1, the proteins below share one genomic window:
- the LOC128210514 gene encoding uncharacterized protein LOC128210514 encodes MGRSRCCVGGCSNVPGNGISLHTFPKEEKLRKQWIRSIQMTGSECSRAGWQGPSKNGSANAQLVCSEHFELTMFTMTTRTKWSLGLAYRTALIDEAIPTLFGDKVRKSNLDQVQARPVVRKREVRRILSDYNQKGQVDKSTAVTYTDAVPDLSPVNLGDMTANPPSTEFPVDAVELDMDMELDNSKRTVMQSAEIPPPVDQSSTVASALNLQQDLETHSTDAKIQSKVHIENR; translated from the exons ATGGGACGGTCTCGGTGTTGTGTTGGGGGATGTAGCAATGTGCCAGGAAATGGAATTAGTCTGCACACATTTCCCAAAGAAGAGAAACTCCGGAAACAATGGATTCGTTCAATTCAGATGACTGGGTCTGAGTGTTCAAGGGCCGGATGGCAAGGTCCCTCGAAAAACGGTTCCGCAAATGCACAGCTTGTGTGTTCTGAGCATTTTGAGTTGACAATGTTCACGATGACTACCAGAACTAAATGGAGTCTCGGTCTAGCCTATAGAACTGCTTTAATAGACGAAGCTATCCCCACATTATTTGGCGACAAAGTTAGGAAAAGCAACCTTGACCAAGTCCAAGCAAGACCGGTAGTGCGCAAACGAGAAGTGAGGAGG ATACTGAGTGACTACAACCAGAAAGGCCAAGTTGATAAATCAACTGCTGTAACGTATACAGATGCTGTTCCAGATTTATCTCCTGTTAATcta GGTGACATGACCGCCAACCCTCCATCCACTGAGTTTCCAGTTGACGCAGTTGAATTAGACATGGACATGGAGTTGGACAACAGTAAAAGAACTGTCATGCAg aGCGCTGAAATACCACCTCCCGTTGACCAGTCTTCAACAGTAGCCTCAGCCCTTAACCTTCAACAAGACCTAGAAACTCACAGTACTGATGCTAAGATCCAGTCAAAGGTACATATAGAAAATCGTTGA